A window from Fusobacterium sp. encodes these proteins:
- a CDS encoding TRAP transporter fused permease subunit, protein MEKSSNNIRNYILNIIVVIFIGFQLYLALIKPLDPMLQNPLHLILALLVIFIVNPADKNSGKKWMKLLDIPFFAGIIFLLYYTIVEFPRLSVRVQYVDIVTSLDKMATIICIIILLEAVRRTLGKILFIFILLFIIYDWLGMYCPGILYFKGTNMRSFTETMMLGSGGIFGTPLYTSATSLFYFILFGAFFSQCGGGQLLIDFGMKFSNKSAGGPAKAAIISSGLMGMISGSAVANVSTTGVMTIPMMKKVGYAPHQAGAIEAVASTGGQIMPPIMGVGAFIMAEMLGVPYKTVAFAAIIPALAYYGSVFFLVTFMAKKEAIDSDKEAVTIEIKDPLLERIYMIIPAIVLVVYIISGKSLMRSGMIGIFTVLLCNLFSKFYKGGKYYQSLGTTANTAVDGVKQASNIAIPTAACGIIIGVVIQSGLATRFSNIIAKIGTSHLSIALIIAMFGCMLLGMALPTVAAYLVSNILFVPVLIKLNVNPLSANMFVFYFGIMAQITPPVCLASYTAAGIAGADSLKTGFTGFMYALVAFLVPFVFVYNPELLLMGTPGEIAKATVILFFGTYLLAGSISGYMVAPLNKFNRGILFIGALCMIAPETITDIIGLVIGIYIITTGLIKKKKVPVEV, encoded by the coding sequence ATGGAAAAAAGTTCTAATAATATACGAAATTATATTCTAAATATAATTGTTGTCATCTTCATTGGATTTCAATTATATTTGGCTTTAATAAAACCATTGGACCCTATGCTTCAAAATCCATTGCACTTGATTTTAGCCCTTTTAGTAATTTTTATAGTAAATCCTGCTGACAAAAATTCAGGAAAAAAATGGATGAAACTATTAGATATTCCATTTTTTGCAGGTATTATCTTCTTACTTTATTATACAATAGTTGAATTTCCTCGTCTCAGTGTTAGAGTGCAATATGTAGATATTGTAACTAGTTTAGATAAAATGGCAACTATTATTTGTATAATAATCCTACTTGAAGCTGTTCGTAGAACTCTTGGAAAAATACTTTTCATATTTATACTTCTGTTTATAATATATGATTGGCTTGGAATGTACTGTCCAGGAATATTGTACTTCAAAGGTACAAATATGAGAAGCTTTACTGAAACTATGATGCTTGGTTCTGGAGGAATTTTTGGAACACCTCTATATACTTCTGCAACAAGTTTATTCTACTTCATTCTATTTGGAGCATTTTTCTCTCAATGTGGAGGAGGTCAGCTCCTTATAGACTTTGGTATGAAATTTTCTAATAAAAGTGCTGGTGGACCAGCAAAAGCTGCCATCATTTCTTCTGGACTTATGGGAATGATCTCTGGAAGTGCTGTTGCCAATGTATCTACTACTGGAGTTATGACTATTCCTATGATGAAGAAAGTAGGATATGCACCTCATCAGGCTGGTGCTATTGAAGCTGTTGCTTCTACAGGTGGACAGATTATGCCTCCAATCATGGGAGTAGGAGCTTTCATTATGGCAGAAATGCTTGGAGTTCCATATAAAACAGTAGCTTTTGCAGCAATTATTCCAGCTCTTGCATATTATGGATCAGTGTTTTTCCTTGTTACATTCATGGCTAAAAAAGAAGCTATTGATTCTGATAAAGAAGCTGTAACTATCGAAATAAAAGACCCTCTTCTTGAGAGAATCTATATGATAATTCCTGCAATTGTTCTAGTTGTATATATTATCTCAGGAAAATCACTGATGAGAAGTGGAATGATTGGTATATTTACAGTTTTACTTTGTAATTTATTCAGTAAATTCTACAAAGGTGGAAAATATTATCAATCTCTTGGAACAACAGCTAATACTGCTGTAGATGGTGTTAAGCAAGCTTCTAACATTGCTATACCTACTGCTGCCTGTGGAATAATCATTGGTGTTGTTATTCAATCAGGACTTGCTACAAGATTCTCTAATATAATCGCTAAAATAGGTACTTCTCATTTAAGTATAGCTCTTATAATAGCTATGTTTGGATGTATGCTTCTTGGTATGGCTCTTCCTACAGTTGCTGCTTACCTTGTATCAAATATACTTTTTGTACCTGTATTGATAAAGCTTAATGTAAATCCATTATCTGCAAATATGTTTGTATTCTATTTTGGAATAATGGCTCAAATTACTCCTCCAGTATGTCTTGCTTCTTATACAGCTGCAGGAATAGCTGGTGCAGATTCCTTAAAAACAGGATTTACAGGATTTATGTATGCATTGGTTGCTTTCTTGGTACCATTTGTATTTGTTTACAATCCAGAACTTCTGTTAATGGGAACTCCAGGAGAAATTGCTAAAGCTACAGTTATTCTGTTCTTTGGAACATATCTTCTTGCAGGATCTATTTCAGGATATATGGTAGCTCCAC
- a CDS encoding TAXI family TRAP transporter solute-binding subunit — protein sequence MKKLLLMLCLCGTFVACGEKKSEDAATTAAAGKKVHLTFATQEVGTGAYQYASAISNVFLKGLPEGSNIDLTTESPGGVGAPIVLENEQCDIIMSNAGPAKWSEESGILGKEPTKSTTAIAGGLGHDFLNVLFTKEFVDKTGITTVEELVEKKYPVRIAIKKIGTLGNLAGVKLFETFGVTFDDIRSWGGSVDLLGGDAIKIYLQDGKADMTIDHVAAGQANTTELCMTKAMYFPQLSQDTLKKLANAGFDYIDIEANTWNGQTNIIKSVGSQQVILVHKNMDDDTAYILTKSLCEGKDELASQLAALSYFNPATAGTPAQTGVKLHPGAERYYREKGYLK from the coding sequence ATGAAAAAATTGTTATTAATGTTATGTTTATGCGGAACATTTGTAGCGTGTGGTGAAAAAAAATCTGAAGATGCAGCAACAACGGCAGCAGCTGGAAAAAAAGTACACTTAACATTTGCAACTCAAGAAGTAGGAACAGGAGCATACCAATATGCATCTGCTATATCTAATGTATTCTTAAAAGGGCTTCCTGAAGGTTCAAATATTGATCTTACTACTGAATCTCCTGGTGGAGTTGGAGCTCCAATAGTTTTGGAAAATGAACAATGTGACATTATAATGAGTAATGCAGGTCCTGCAAAATGGTCTGAAGAATCTGGAATATTAGGAAAAGAACCTACAAAATCTACAACAGCTATTGCTGGTGGATTAGGACATGACTTCTTAAACGTTTTATTTACAAAAGAATTTGTTGATAAAACTGGGATCACAACAGTAGAAGAATTAGTAGAAAAAAAATATCCAGTAAGAATAGCTATCAAAAAAATTGGTACTCTTGGAAATCTAGCTGGAGTTAAGCTTTTTGAAACTTTTGGTGTTACATTTGATGATATAAGATCTTGGGGTGGAAGTGTTGATTTACTAGGTGGAGATGCTATAAAAATTTATCTTCAAGATGGTAAAGCTGATATGACTATTGACCATGTTGCAGCTGGTCAGGCAAATACTACTGAACTTTGTATGACTAAAGCTATGTATTTCCCTCAATTAAGTCAAGATACTTTGAAGAAACTTGCAAATGCAGGATTTGATTATATTGATATTGAAGCTAATACATGGAATGGACAAACAAATATTATTAAATCTGTTGGTTCTCAACAAGTTATTTTAGTTCATAAAAATATGGATGATGATACAGCTTATATCTTAACTAAATCTCTTTGTGAAGGAAAGGATGAGCTTGCTTCTCAGCTTGCAGCTTTATCTTACTTTAATCCTGCAACAGCAGGAACTCCTGCTCAAACTGGAGTAAAATTACATCCAGGTGCAGAAAGATACTATAGAGAAAAAGGATATTTAAAATAA
- the pdxA gene encoding 4-hydroxythreonine-4-phosphate dehydrogenase PdxA, whose product MNKLPIIGITMGDPASIGPEISLKALNNKDIYDRCRPVIIGDASVMKKAIEYTGLTNLKIHSIKNISDALFQHGTVDVYDMGIVNPEDFEIGKVSKAAGNAAFQYVKKVIELAQNNEIDATITNALNKESINLAGHHYSGHTEIYAEFTKTKKYTMMLAHENLRVVHVSTHVSLREACDRCKKERVYDVIKIADDACKKLGIKNPKIGVAGLNPHCGENGLFGTEEIDEIIPAIEKAQQEGINVTGPIPPDTIFSKARGGWYDIVVAMYHDQGHIPLKVIGFVYNQKDQKWEAVAGVNITLGLPIIRSSVDHGTAFDQSGTGTANELSLINAIDYGIKLAENNIK is encoded by the coding sequence TTGAACAAACTACCTATAATTGGAATCACTATGGGAGATCCAGCAAGCATAGGTCCTGAAATATCTCTTAAAGCTTTAAATAACAAAGATATCTATGACAGATGCAGACCTGTTATCATAGGAGATGCTTCAGTAATGAAGAAAGCTATTGAATATACAGGGCTGACTAATCTAAAAATTCATTCTATCAAAAATATATCAGATGCTCTTTTCCAGCATGGAACTGTAGATGTCTATGATATGGGAATTGTAAATCCTGAAGACTTTGAAATTGGAAAAGTGTCAAAAGCAGCTGGAAATGCAGCTTTTCAATATGTAAAAAAAGTAATAGAATTAGCACAAAACAATGAAATAGATGCTACTATCACAAATGCTCTTAATAAAGAATCTATAAACCTTGCAGGACATCATTACTCAGGACATACTGAGATTTATGCTGAGTTTACAAAAACAAAAAAATATACAATGATGCTTGCACATGAAAATTTAAGAGTTGTACATGTAAGTACACATGTATCTTTAAGAGAAGCTTGTGACAGATGTAAAAAAGAAAGAGTATATGATGTTATAAAAATAGCTGATGATGCTTGTAAAAAACTTGGAATAAAAAATCCTAAAATTGGAGTGGCAGGACTTAATCCTCACTGTGGTGAAAATGGTCTTTTTGGTACAGAAGAAATAGATGAGATTATTCCTGCAATAGAAAAAGCTCAGCAGGAAGGTATCAATGTTACAGGTCCTATTCCTCCTGATACTATTTTCTCTAAAGCTCGTGGAGGATGGTATGACATTGTTGTAGCTATGTATCATGATCAAGGACATATTCCTCTGAAAGTTATAGGATTTGTATATAATCAAAAAGATCAAAAATGGGAAGCAGTTGCTGGTGTAAATATAACTTTAGGTCTTCCTATAATAAGAAGTTCAGTAGATCATGGTACTGCCTTTGATCAATCTGGAACTGGAACTGCAAATGAGTTAAGCCTTATAAATGCAATAGACTATGGAATCAAGTTAGCAGAAAACAACATAAAATAA